A stretch of DNA from Synechococcus sp. JA-3-3Ab:
TGTCCCTGATTGTAGGGCACAGCCATGGCAGCTTCCCCGCCCGTAAAGCCGCTTGAGGAACTCACCTCTAGAGGGACTCAAAGGCCCCGTCTCCCTCCTGACCGAGGATGGTCTGGGCCAATAACCTCAGGTTGACCTGGAGATGGAGCTGACGGGAGTCGAACCCGTGTCCGAGATGGGTACTGGGGGTTCACTCCTTCACAGGCTTAGCCTCTCTGACCCTCGAGGCGGGGATCGCCGTTTAGATCCCGGCGATGGGAATTCTCCGCCTAGCCTTAGGCTCTCCCTCGACGGAGCCAAAGAAGAGAGCTGCACCCGTTGGGGTTGTGATCCGCCCACTTAACGGGGTCGTGAGAGGATCCTCGAGCTCAGAGTAAGTTCTTGGTTACTGAGCCTTAGGCAGCCAGAGCGGCCGCTTTACGAGCAAAAGGTACGACGTTGTTCGCACGTACTGTGTTGAGCCTGGTGGTAACGGGATAAGCTCAATCCCGACCTGCATCATGAACCCTTGTTCGCCACCCCGTCGAAACCGTTACAGCCCCAGGGTTTGGCTAAACCTAGAATAGCAAAATCCTTGGGGATCTGGCTAGAGCTTCCTTCTGCTAATATGACAGAAGTTGTGCTATTCTGTCAGAGCTGCAAACTTGGGTCGGTAGCTCAGCGGTAGAGCACTCGGCTTTTAACCGATTGGCCCAGGGTTCGAATCCCTGCCGACCCAGCTTTCAATGCCCTCTCTCCCCTGCCCCAGCCTAAGCTAGGATTCCAGGAGGCAGGTGGGAAAGGCGAGGTGGCCGTTCTTTCGTGGCAAGACCTAGGCAAAGAGGGGGAGGTCAAGCTATTACTGGCGCCGTGCGTGGAGGAGGCGCTAGCGAGCCTGGCGGAGGAGGCTGAAACTCGAGAGACGGTCTTTGTCTCCAAGCTTTGGCACCGAATTCCTGCCCAGGATGCCATCCTCGATGAGTGTCTGCAAGTGCTGGCGAGGGTAGCCCTATCCCTCTGGCCTTATTGGTATGGGGAAAAGTTTGAGCCGGGCACAACGGCAGAGGTTCAAGCTCACAATCGTCTCCGCGCCCAAGAGCTACCAGCAAAACAGGATCCCACCATTGCCAACGCCTGGCTCAGGGCGGCCATGCACTTGTGCCAACAGCAACGCCTGCCTCTGCTGCCAGGGATCCAGCGGGCGATCCAGGTGCAGCAACTGGCCAAGGCCATTGCCCCTCGCGAGCTGACCTTGGCTTTGGCAACCGACGAGACAGAGCCGGCGCCCAGCTACTTACTCGGCTTGGCCAAGGCAGCTATCTGGTTGGCCGACAACAGTCAGGCACGGCTGGTGCTGGTGGTGCCGAGCGCTTTGACTGATCACCCCGAATTGGCCTCCGTGAGCTACGGTGCCATTCGACTGCCGCTTCCTGAGAGGCTAAAGGAGTTCGACAGCTCGGTGCAGGTGGTGGTGGGTTACAAGGGATCCCCTCACCCC
This window harbors:
- a CDS encoding endonuclease domain-containing protein gives rise to the protein MEEALASLAEEAETRETVFVSKLWHRIPAQDAILDECLQVLARVALSLWPYWYGEKFEPGTTAEVQAHNRLRAQELPAKQDPTIANAWLRAAMHLCQQQRLPLLPGIQRAIQVQQLAKAIAPRELTLALATDETEPAPSYLLGLAKAAIWLADNSQARLVLVVPSALTDHPELASVSYGAIRLPLPERLKEFDSSVQVVVGYKGSPHPFSPAERKLADRVAADVQLKNLLEFNQTVQSVNGRAFRADLLWREGKVVVEVDGPEHREPNHYYQDRLRDYELLISGYLVLRIPNELVMSDCERAVEMIRKVVQLQQSRL